In one Stenotrophomonas maltophilia genomic region, the following are encoded:
- the trxB gene encoding thioredoxin-disulfide reductase produces the protein MSTSLPSRHQRLVILGSGPAGWTAAVYAARANLKPVVITGLQQGGQLMTTTEVDNWPGDAHGLMGPDLMARMQAHAERFETEVIFDHIHTADLSQRPFRLIGDSHEYTCDALIIATGATAKYLGIPTEEAFKGRGVSACATCDGFFYRDQDVVVVGGGNTAVEEALYLSNIARKVYLVHRRDTLKAEKIMQDKLFAKVAAGKIETVWHHQVEEVLGNDAGVTGVRVKSTLDGSTRDIDAHGFFVAIGHHPNTTLFDGQLAMNNGYLEIRSGLGGNATQTSVEGVFAAGDVADQHYRQAITSAGFGCMAALDAERYLDAQGKAG, from the coding sequence CGCCCGCGCCAACCTGAAGCCGGTCGTCATCACCGGCCTGCAGCAGGGCGGTCAGCTGATGACCACGACCGAGGTCGACAACTGGCCGGGTGACGCCCATGGCCTGATGGGCCCGGACCTGATGGCGCGCATGCAGGCTCACGCCGAGCGCTTCGAGACCGAGGTCATCTTCGACCACATCCACACCGCCGACCTGTCCCAGCGCCCGTTCCGGCTGATCGGCGACAGTCACGAATACACCTGTGACGCCCTGATCATCGCCACCGGCGCCACCGCCAAGTACCTGGGCATCCCGACCGAAGAGGCCTTCAAGGGCCGCGGCGTGTCCGCCTGCGCCACCTGCGACGGGTTCTTCTACCGTGACCAGGACGTGGTCGTGGTCGGCGGTGGCAACACTGCGGTGGAAGAGGCCCTGTACCTGTCCAACATCGCCCGCAAGGTCTACCTGGTCCACCGCCGCGACACCCTCAAGGCGGAAAAGATCATGCAGGACAAGCTGTTCGCCAAGGTCGCGGCCGGCAAGATCGAAACCGTCTGGCACCACCAGGTCGAGGAAGTGCTGGGCAACGATGCCGGCGTGACCGGTGTGCGCGTGAAGTCCACCCTGGACGGCAGCACCCGCGACATCGACGCGCACGGCTTCTTCGTGGCCATCGGTCATCACCCGAACACCACCCTGTTCGATGGCCAGCTGGCGATGAACAACGGCTACCTGGAAATCCGCTCGGGCCTGGGCGGCAACGCCACCCAGACCTCGGTGGAAGGCGTGTTCGCCGCGGGCGACGTGGCCGACCAGCACTATCGGCAGGCCATCACCTCCGCCGGCTTCGGCTGCATGGCCGCACTGGATGCCGAGCGCTATCTGGATGCACAGGGCAAGGCCGGCTGA
- the clpA gene encoding ATP-dependent Clp protease ATP-binding subunit ClpA, with protein MFSKDLEHTIGQCYKRAREARHEFMTVEHLLLALLDNPSAQAVLKACGADADRLRQELEQAIEASVSRLAEDDGRDTQPTLGFQRVLQRAVYHVQSSGKKEVTGANVLVAIFGEKDSHAVYYLNQQDVTRLDVVNYLSHGIAKLGEEGEQPSSEGESRAEGGEGEPKGDALTEFASNLNEQARAGRIDPLVGRADEIERTIQVLCRRRKNNPLYVGEAGVGKTAIAEGLARRIVEGSVPEVLADAVIYSLDLGALVAGTKYRGDFEKRLKSVLTALKKVPNAVLFIDEIHTIIGAGSASGGTMDASNLIKPALASGELRCIGSTTFQEYRGIFEKDRALARRFQKIDIVEPTVGETYEILQGLKGKYEAHHGVTYSDEALQAAVDLSVKHIGDRLLPDKAIDVIDEAGARQRLLPEDQRKELIDVEEVEAIIAKMARIPTKQVSATDKDVLQHLERNLKMVIFGQDPAIETLSSAIKLARSGLGNPEKPIGNFLFAGPTGVGKTEVTKQLALQLGIELVRFDMSEYMEPHSISRLIGAPPGYVGFDQGGLLTEKIVKTPHCVLLLDEIEKAHPDIFNILLQVMDRGVLTDTNGREANFKNVVLVMTTNAGAAQASRRSIGFTKQDHATDAMETIRRSFTPEFRNRLDAVVQFQALGFEHILRVVDKFLIELEMLLQEKHVSLSATPTARDWLAHHGFDPLMGARPMARVIQDKIKRPLADELLFGKLVNGGKVSIDVRDDELVVETQAEPERLLPATVE; from the coding sequence ATGTTCAGCAAAGACCTCGAACACACCATCGGCCAGTGCTACAAGCGCGCCCGTGAGGCCCGGCATGAGTTCATGACGGTCGAACACCTGCTGCTGGCACTGCTCGACAACCCGTCCGCCCAGGCCGTACTGAAGGCCTGTGGTGCCGATGCCGACCGCCTGCGCCAGGAGCTGGAGCAGGCCATCGAGGCCTCCGTGTCCCGCCTGGCGGAAGACGATGGCCGCGACACCCAGCCGACGCTGGGCTTCCAGCGCGTGCTGCAGCGGGCCGTGTACCACGTGCAGTCCTCGGGCAAGAAGGAGGTCACCGGCGCCAATGTGCTGGTCGCCATCTTCGGCGAGAAGGACTCCCATGCCGTCTACTACCTCAACCAGCAGGACGTGACCCGCCTGGACGTGGTCAACTACCTGTCCCATGGCATCGCCAAGCTGGGCGAGGAGGGCGAACAGCCTTCCTCCGAAGGCGAGAGCCGGGCCGAGGGCGGGGAGGGCGAGCCGAAGGGGGATGCCCTGACCGAGTTCGCCAGCAACCTCAACGAGCAGGCCCGGGCCGGACGCATCGACCCGCTGGTCGGGCGTGCCGACGAGATCGAGCGGACCATCCAGGTCCTGTGCCGCCGTCGCAAGAACAACCCGCTCTACGTGGGCGAGGCCGGCGTCGGCAAGACCGCGATCGCCGAAGGCCTGGCCCGGCGCATCGTCGAGGGCTCGGTGCCGGAGGTGCTGGCCGATGCCGTCATCTATTCGCTCGACCTGGGCGCACTGGTGGCCGGCACCAAGTACCGTGGCGACTTCGAGAAGCGCCTGAAGAGCGTGCTGACGGCCCTGAAGAAGGTGCCCAATGCCGTGCTGTTCATCGACGAGATCCACACCATCATCGGTGCCGGTTCGGCGTCGGGCGGCACCATGGATGCGTCCAACCTGATCAAGCCGGCGCTGGCGTCGGGCGAGCTGCGCTGCATCGGCTCGACCACGTTCCAGGAGTACCGCGGCATCTTCGAGAAGGATCGCGCCCTGGCGCGCCGCTTCCAGAAGATCGACATCGTCGAGCCGACCGTGGGTGAGACCTACGAGATCCTGCAGGGCCTGAAGGGCAAGTACGAAGCCCACCACGGCGTGACGTACTCCGACGAGGCGCTGCAGGCCGCGGTGGACCTGTCGGTCAAGCATATCGGTGACCGCCTGCTGCCGGACAAGGCCATCGACGTGATCGACGAGGCAGGTGCGCGCCAGCGGCTGCTGCCGGAGGACCAGCGCAAGGAACTGATCGACGTGGAGGAAGTGGAGGCCATCATTGCCAAGATGGCGCGCATCCCGACCAAGCAGGTCAGCGCCACCGACAAGGATGTGCTGCAGCACCTGGAGCGCAACCTGAAGATGGTGATCTTCGGCCAGGACCCGGCCATCGAGACCCTGTCGTCGGCGATCAAGCTGGCGCGCTCGGGCCTGGGCAATCCGGAGAAGCCGATCGGCAACTTCCTGTTTGCCGGCCCGACCGGTGTCGGCAAGACCGAGGTGACCAAGCAGCTGGCCCTGCAGCTGGGCATCGAGCTGGTCCGCTTCGACATGTCCGAGTACATGGAGCCGCATTCGATCAGCCGCCTGATCGGTGCGCCCCCGGGATACGTCGGCTTCGACCAGGGCGGCCTGCTGACCGAGAAGATCGTCAAGACGCCGCATTGCGTGCTGCTGCTGGACGAAATCGAGAAGGCGCACCCGGACATCTTCAACATCCTGCTGCAGGTCATGGACCGGGGCGTGCTGACCGACACCAACGGACGTGAAGCGAACTTCAAGAACGTGGTGCTGGTGATGACCACCAATGCCGGCGCGGCCCAGGCCTCGCGGCGTTCGATCGGCTTCACCAAGCAGGACCACGCCACCGACGCGATGGAGACCATCCGCCGCAGCTTCACCCCGGAATTCCGCAACCGCCTCGATGCGGTGGTGCAGTTCCAGGCGCTGGGCTTCGAGCACATCCTGCGTGTGGTGGACAAGTTCCTGATCGAGCTGGAGATGCTGCTGCAGGAGAAGCACGTCAGCCTGTCGGCCACGCCGACCGCGCGCGACTGGCTGGCCCACCATGGCTTCGACCCGCTGATGGGCGCCCGTCCGATGGCCCGCGTGATCCAGGACAAGATCAAGCGTCCGCTGGCCGACGAACTGCTGTTCGGCAAGCTGGTCAACGGCGGCAAGGTCAGCATCGATGTCCGCGACGACGAACTGGTGGTCGAGACCCAGGCCGAGCCGGAGCGGCTGCTGCCGGCCACGGTGGAGTGA
- the aat gene encoding leucyl/phenylalanyl-tRNA--protein transferase gives MTRQLPWRLDDAPDAPFPPAETALRSPDGLLAVGGDLHPARLLNAYAGGIFPWFSDGEPILWWSPDPRMVFRTSGVHLSSRFRRQLRGSHWEVTADTAFSQVMRACAAAPRPGQDGTWISPAMVEAYSRLHDLGFAHSVEVWDRQTLVGGIYGVAIGTVFFGESMFSGASGGSKIALAALAATLHGWGWELIDAQVENPHLLRMGAVHLPRAAFLDHVRQAVRCPGREGPWTRHMGRLPARVLAGG, from the coding sequence ATGACCCGTCAATTGCCCTGGCGCCTGGACGATGCGCCGGACGCCCCCTTCCCGCCCGCTGAAACCGCGCTGCGCAGTCCCGACGGCCTGCTGGCCGTAGGCGGCGACCTGCATCCTGCACGCCTGTTGAATGCCTATGCCGGCGGCATCTTCCCGTGGTTCAGCGACGGCGAGCCGATCCTGTGGTGGTCACCGGACCCACGCATGGTGTTCCGCACCTCCGGCGTACACCTGTCCAGCCGCTTCCGCCGCCAGCTGCGCGGCAGCCACTGGGAGGTGACTGCCGACACCGCCTTCAGCCAGGTGATGCGCGCCTGTGCTGCCGCGCCGCGCCCCGGACAGGACGGCACCTGGATCAGCCCGGCAATGGTCGAGGCCTACAGCCGGCTGCACGACCTCGGGTTCGCCCATTCCGTCGAGGTCTGGGACCGGCAGACCCTGGTCGGTGGCATCTATGGCGTGGCCATCGGTACGGTGTTCTTCGGCGAAAGCATGTTCAGCGGCGCCAGCGGCGGCTCCAAGATCGCGCTGGCCGCGCTGGCGGCCACCCTGCATGGCTGGGGCTGGGAACTGATCGATGCACAGGTGGAGAATCCGCATCTGCTGCGGATGGGTGCGGTGCACCTGCCACGCGCCGCGTTTCTGGACCACGTGCGGCAGGCCGTGCGCTGCCCGGGGCGTGAAGGCCCGTGGACCCGGCACATGGGCCGCTTGCCGGCCCGCGTCCTGGCGGGGGGTTAA
- the infA gene encoding translation initiation factor IF-1, whose product MSKDDSIEFEGTVSETLPNTTFRVRLENGHEIIAHISGRMRKNYIRILTGDRVKVEMTPYDLTKGRITYRMK is encoded by the coding sequence ATGTCGAAAGACGATTCCATCGAGTTCGAGGGCACCGTCAGCGAGACGCTGCCGAACACCACTTTCCGCGTTCGTCTGGAAAATGGGCACGAGATCATCGCCCACATCTCCGGCCGCATGCGCAAGAACTACATCCGCATCCTCACCGGTGACCGGGTCAAGGTTGAAATGACCCCGTACGACCTGACCAAGGGTCGCATCACCTACCGCATGAAGTAA
- the clpS gene encoding ATP-dependent Clp protease adapter ClpS, producing MPRESSPDSHHEHGIAVEPARPEVAPPPFYQVMLLNDDYTPMDFVVDVLQQFFNMDLDKATQVMLHVHTRGRGVCGVFTREVAETKVGQVNEYSRMNQHPLLCTMEKA from the coding sequence ATGCCCCGCGAGTCTTCCCCCGATTCCCACCACGAGCACGGCATCGCCGTGGAGCCCGCGCGCCCGGAAGTGGCGCCGCCGCCGTTCTACCAGGTCATGCTGCTCAACGACGACTACACCCCGATGGATTTCGTGGTGGACGTGCTGCAGCAGTTCTTCAACATGGACCTGGACAAGGCGACGCAGGTGATGCTGCATGTCCATACCCGCGGTCGCGGCGTCTGTGGCGTGTTCACCCGCGAAGTGGCCGAAACCAAGGTCGGCCAGGTCAACGAGTATTCACGGATGAACCAGCATCCGCTGCTGTGCACGATGGAAAAGGCCTGA
- a CDS encoding APH(6) family putative aminoglycoside O-phosphotransferase, with amino-acid sequence MSEPYLSRWRLRRDGPAIRTPHARLWPVLTADDLPAMLKISSETEEQNSHRLLRWWDGDGAARLLAHEGPAILIERAGGQSLRERSIGGDDSTCTTILCQVLQRLHRPRSAPPAELVCLPTWFADLLQPRGSLPPLLEQCRSLAVALLEDEQEVRPLHGDLHHDNVLDFGTRGWLAIDPKRLIGDRAFDYTTLFSNPDLCGPGIHVATRPERFAARVTEVSALAELDRTRLLRWIAASAGLSAVWFRNDGDPADIDETVAAMALEALAEG; translated from the coding sequence ATGAGCGAACCCTACCTGAGCCGCTGGCGATTGCGACGTGATGGTCCCGCCATCCGTACCCCGCACGCCCGGCTCTGGCCGGTACTGACCGCCGACGACCTGCCGGCAATGCTGAAGATCAGCAGTGAAACCGAAGAACAGAACAGCCATCGCCTGCTGCGCTGGTGGGACGGCGACGGTGCCGCGCGCCTGCTGGCGCACGAGGGGCCGGCCATCCTGATCGAGCGCGCCGGCGGCCAATCGCTGCGGGAGCGCTCGATCGGCGGCGATGACAGCACCTGTACCACGATCCTGTGCCAGGTCCTGCAGCGGCTGCACCGGCCACGGAGCGCACCGCCAGCGGAGCTGGTCTGCCTGCCTACATGGTTCGCCGACCTGCTGCAGCCAAGGGGCTCGCTGCCGCCACTGCTGGAACAGTGCAGATCGCTGGCGGTCGCGCTGCTGGAGGACGAACAGGAGGTCCGGCCGCTGCACGGTGACCTGCACCACGACAACGTGCTCGACTTCGGCACGCGCGGCTGGCTGGCGATCGACCCGAAACGGCTGATCGGTGATCGCGCGTTCGACTACACCACGCTGTTCAGCAATCCCGACCTGTGCGGTCCCGGCATCCACGTCGCGACCCGGCCGGAGCGCTTTGCGGCCCGGGTGACCGAGGTCAGCGCCCTGGCGGAGCTGGATCGCACGCGCCTGCTGCGCTGGATCGCTGCCAGCGCCGGGCTGTCGGCCGTATGGTTCCGCAATGATGGCGACCCGGCCGATATCGACGAGACGGTCGCGGCGATGGCGCTGGAGGCGCTGGCGGAGGGGTGA
- a CDS encoding GNAT family N-acetyltransferase has translation MPSPRFLDSLQSVTATDWDALHDGRNPFVSYAFLAGLEAHGCLRGDWGWQAWHFTLWEGDVLVAAIPGYLKTNSHGEFVFDHAWANAYARHGRDYYPKWLGAVPYSPVTGPRLLARDDPARARVLSALRGALPTLGVSSAHINFHTAADEALFGDDWLLREDIQFQWQNPGDWTTFDQFLGAMDHKHRKNIRQERARVTRQGIGFRVVHGDEASRADLQAMYRFYLQTFVEYGNAPALTEPFLRHLASSLGRGLVMFLAEQDGEPIAGALCLRGGDTLYGRYWGGATLPGLHFEACYYQGIEYCLREGLTRFEPGAQGEHKLARGFLPTRVRSRHWVADADFAEALQDWCRQERRDVRRYEQTLQQHSPFRTQD, from the coding sequence ATGCCCTCCCCCCGTTTCCTCGACTCGCTGCAGTCCGTTACCGCCACCGACTGGGACGCGCTGCATGATGGCCGCAATCCCTTCGTCAGCTACGCCTTCCTGGCCGGACTCGAAGCCCACGGTTGCCTGCGCGGGGATTGGGGCTGGCAGGCATGGCATTTCACCCTGTGGGAGGGCGACGTCCTGGTCGCGGCGATTCCCGGCTACCTGAAGACCAACTCCCACGGCGAGTTCGTGTTCGACCACGCCTGGGCCAATGCCTATGCCCGGCATGGCCGCGACTACTACCCGAAATGGCTCGGCGCCGTGCCGTACTCGCCGGTGACCGGGCCGCGGCTGCTGGCCCGGGACGATCCAGCCCGCGCGCGCGTGCTGTCGGCCCTGCGCGGGGCGCTGCCCACGCTGGGCGTGTCCTCGGCGCATATCAACTTCCACACCGCAGCGGATGAAGCGCTGTTCGGCGATGACTGGCTGTTGCGCGAGGACATCCAGTTCCAGTGGCAGAACCCGGGCGACTGGACGACGTTCGATCAGTTCCTTGGCGCCATGGACCACAAGCACCGCAAGAACATCCGCCAGGAGCGCGCCAGGGTCACCCGCCAGGGCATCGGCTTCCGCGTCGTGCACGGCGATGAGGCCAGCCGTGCCGACCTGCAGGCGATGTACCGTTTCTACCTGCAGACCTTCGTCGAGTACGGCAATGCACCGGCGCTCACCGAGCCCTTCCTGCGCCACCTGGCCAGCAGCCTCGGGCGCGGCCTGGTGATGTTCCTGGCCGAACAGGACGGCGAACCGATTGCCGGCGCCCTGTGCCTGCGTGGGGGCGACACGCTGTATGGCCGCTACTGGGGTGGCGCTACCCTGCCTGGCCTGCACTTCGAGGCCTGCTACTACCAGGGCATCGAGTACTGCCTGCGCGAAGGCCTGACCCGCTTCGAGCCCGGCGCACAGGGCGAACACAAGCTGGCGCGCGGCTTCCTGCCGACGCGGGTGCGCAGCCGGCACTGGGTGGCCGATGCGGATTTCGCAGAAGCTCTGCAGGACTGGTGCCGGCAGGAGCGCAGGGACGTGCGGCGCTATGAGCAGACGTTGCAGCAACACAGCCCGTTCCGCACGCAGGACTAG